Within Dysosmobacter sp. Marseille-Q4140, the genomic segment CCCGGCCGCAGTAGCGGTTGCAGTAGCCCTTGCTGCCTTTGACCAGGGCGATCAGCAGCGGGATGAAGAAGCACAGCAGTCCCAGCCAGGCGAAGAGAATGTTGAAAAAGCCCAAAACCAGGTAAGTAAGAGACGCTATCCAGAGGTAGTCGTACCAGTGCCTGCTCATACCTGCACCTCCTGAATGGAAATGACGGAGGCGGGGCACTCCCGGGCGCACTTGCCGCAGCCCACGCACTTCTCCACGTCCACCTGGGCGGCCACGCCCCGCCGCACGGAGATGGCCCCCAGGGGGCACACCTTCACGCAGCACCCGCAGGCCACGCAGTCCCGCTCCTCCACAAAGGCCTTCCGCCGTCTCCGCTGTCTCGTCTCCATAAACGCCCTCCCAAACTTGATGGTCCCATTATATGCGCCCGCCTCCGTCCGGGACCGTGACAAAGTCACAGGACGCCCCGGGGGATCGGCGGACAAGAGGCGTACAAAAGCCGGGCCGCCCCGAAAGGGGCGGCCCGGCTGCGGTCCATAACAGGTTTGGGGGAAGCGTTTAGAAGATGCCCTGGGCCATCATGGCGTCGGCCACTCTCTGGAAGCCCGCGATGTTGGCGCCGGCCACCAGGTTATAGCCCAGGCCGTATTTCTCGGCGGCGTCCACGCTCATCTGATAGATGGTGTTCATGATCTGCTTGAGCTGCTTGTCGACTTCCTCGGCGGTCCACACCAGCCGCTCGCTGTTCTGGGCCATCTCCAGGGCGGAGGTCGCCACACCGCCGGCGTTGACGGCCTTGCTGGGCGCCACGATGACGCCGGGCTGGTCCATCAGGAACTTCAGCGCGTCGTTGGTGGTGGGCATGTTGGCCACCTCGATGTAATACTTCACGCCGGCCTGGGCAATCTTCTGGGCGTGTTCCATATGGACGTCGTTCTGCATGGCGGAGGGCATGCAGATATCCACCTTCACGCCCCAGGGCTTCTCGCCCGGGTGGAACTCCACGCCGAACTTGTCCGCGTAGTCCTTCACCAGATTCCGGCCGCTGCCGCGCATCTCCACCAGATAGTCGATCTTCTCCTGCGTCGCCACGCCGTCGGGATCGTAGATGTAGCCGTCGGGGCCGGAGAGGGTGACCACCTTGGCGCCCAGCTCCGTGGCCTTCTTGCAGATGCCCCAGGTCACGTTGCCGAAGCCCGCGCAGGCGATGGTCTTGCCCTTGATGTCCTCACCCTCGTGCTTGAGAACGTTCTCCAGATAGTACACCGCGCCGTAGCCGGTGGCCTCGGGACGGATCAGGCTGCCGCCGTAGGAGAACCCCTTACCAGTGAGGACGCCGTTTTCAAAGCTGCCCTTCAGGCGCCGGTACTCGCCGTAAAGATATCCGATCTCCCGGGCACCCACGCCCATGTCGCCGGCGGGCACGTCCACGTCGGGCCCGATGTAGCGGTACAGGGCCTGCATGTAGCTCTGGCAGAAGCGCATGACCTCGGCGTCGGACTTGCCGGCGGGGTCGAAGTCAGAGCCGCCCTTGCCGCCGCCGATGGGCAGGCCGGTCAGGGAGTTCTTGAAGATCTGCTCAAAGCCCAGGAACTTGATGATGCCGGGGTATACGTTCTTCTGGAACCGCAGGCCGCCCTTGTAGGGGCCGATGGCACCGTTGAACTGGCAGCGGTAGCCGATATTGGTATGCCAGGAGCCGTCGTCGGCCATCCACACCACGCGGAAGGTGAACATCCGCTCCGGCTCCACCATCCGGTTCAGAAGGTCGGCCTTCTCATACTCCGGGTGCTTTTCGATCACAGGCTCCAGGGAGGAAAAGACCTCCTCCACGGTCTGGACAAATTCAGGCTCGCCCGCATGCTTGGTCTTGACGTTCTCAATCACACTGGACAGATATGCGTTCATATGCGATAACCTCCTCAAATTTGGCGATTGCTGGTCGCGCACGTTTTTCCTGTAACCTTCTATTAGATAGTTTAGCACGAATCTTAACCGGAAACAAGGGCTGGTTTCGGCAAATCAAACAATTACATGCCGTTTGGCAGAAAAAAAGAACCTGTTGTTTTGTGCAATCTGCTGGCATCAGACAACAGACATCGGCTGCGTGAGATTCCCACGGCTCATCCTTGACTTTCCCGGCAGGCATTGTATAATATTTCTGGCAGCCTGCGGGCGCCCTATGTTCTGTTAGGAAACACATTGAGGGAGGATCGGCTATGCATACCTATCCCATGACGGTGGCGGGATTGAAACGGGAACTGCCCATCTGTAAGGTCACCGATGATCTGTACATCGGTGCATTCATTGTTTTCGGCGACGCGGAGCTGACCGTGGCCTGTGCCCGGGAACTTTTGAAGCTGGTCCCGGCGGACAGCTATGACTACATGCTGACGGCGGAGGCCAAGAGCATCCCCCTGATCCATGAGATGGCCCGTCAGTCCGGAGCGGCAAAGTATTTCATCGCCCGGAAGGGCCCCAAGGCCTATATGCCGGATCCCCTGCGGGTGGTGGACAAGTCCATCACCACCGCCGGTGAGCAGGCGCTGTACCTGGGCCGGGACGATGCGGACCTGATCCGGGGCAAGCGGGTCCTGCTGATGGACGACGTGATCTCCACCGGCGGCTCCCTCCATGCCATGGAGGCTCTGGTAGAGCAGGCCGGCGGCACCGTGACCGGCCGGGTGGCCGTGCTGGCCGAGGGTGCCGCGGCGGACCGCTCCGATATCCGCTTCCTGGAGAAGCTGCCGGTGTTCAACGCCGACGGCACTGTGAAGGAATAAAAAGAGGCGCGCCGTTCCTTTCGGAACGGCGCGCTGTTTTACCGGGGCCGCAGGGCCCTCTTTTCTTTTTATCAGAGCAGCTGCAGCAGAGCGTACACGGAGGTGCTGACGCCGCCCAGAATGAACACATAGATGATGAACCGGTGGGACAGCCGGTCGCTGACCCGTCTGTCCAGCAGCGCGCCGATCCCCATGCCCAGAAGGGAGGCCGGCAGGGCGATCAGGCTCAGCAGCAGGCTCTCCCGGCTGAACATCCCGCTCCAGATGTACAGGACGGTGCGGAACACGCCCTCGATGATAAAGACGAAGCACACATTGCCCCGGAACTCCTCCCGCCGCTGGGTTACCCGCTCCAGATAGGCCAGAAACAGCAGATCGATGCCGAAGAGCCCGGCGGTGACACCGGAGAGGAAGGACATGACGCTGCGCAGCAGGGCGCTGGGCTTTCCGGTCCCGGGCTTCCGGGTCAGCATCTCCGCGCCCATGGCGATGATCACCAGACCCAGCAGCAGCTTCAGCACGGAGGGGGAGCCGTAGCGCAGCAGCAGCGTGCCGGGGATGATGCCCAGCATCACGAAGGCGGCGATGGGCAGTACCAGCCGGGGGGAGAAGTGGGCGCGGTTTTTCCATACCACCCGGGCATTGAGCACCAGGGAAACCGGCAGCATGCCCGGGGTGATGGTGCTGTTGGGCAGGAACACCGACAGCAGCGGCGTGTACAGCAGGGGATCGCCGAAGCCCACCAGGCCCTTGATGATGAAGGCGGCCGTGATGCAGATGAAGATATACAGGATCAGCGGAATATCCATGGGTCATCCCTCCGGTGTTTGGATCAGGGGCGGGGCGGGCCGCCGTGGGATATTATACAGCGCCCGGCGCAAAAAAGCCAGAGGGAGCCTCTCCTTTCTTCCCAAATTTCCCAGATTGTGATATAATACTTTTATGAATATGTCGAAACGAGTGGTTTACCGGCTGCCGGGGCAGAGTTTCCCGGCGGTCCTGTCGGCGCTGCTGATGGTTTGTTCGGCAGTGGTGCGCATCGTCTGGGCCTGCGGGGAGGTCGCGGTCTCCCGCCCGACGCTCTGGCTCCAAATCCTCCTGCCTATCGCGGCAAACGTGCTGTTCGTGCTGACGCTTCTGGGTTCCGGACGGGACCGGATCTACCGCACCGCCGCGGCGGTGTGGCTGGGGTGCGTGTTTTTCGCCGTCAAGGCGTTCACGTTCCCCTCCCTCATCCACACGGTGCTGTGCCTGTGCCTGTATGCCCTGGTGGCCGTGCTGTACACCGCCACGGTGACGGGCCGGGTGCCCACCCAGATCCCCCTTTGGTTCCTCTTCGGCCTGCCGCTGCTGTACCACCTGATCGTGGAGGACCTGCTGGGCAAGCAGGGCTGGCCCCTCCACGCGTGGCTGCCGGAGGTCAGCGTGCTGTGCTGCATGGCGTCGCTGCTGTGCGCCTCGTTGGGGATGCAGCGCCATATCCCGGCGGAGGGGGAGTATGTCCGCCGCTTCGGGGACCGCAGCGACGGCCGCCGGGTGCGGACCCTGTCGCCCATCTTTTCCGTGTCCCCCTACATCATGAAGACCCGCAACACCTCCCAGAACTTCCTGGAGGACACCCTGGAGGTCACCAATCTGGAGCGCTACATCCAGGAAAAGCGCCAGGCGGGACTGGAGGGCTTCGGCCTGCTCCACGCGCTGCTGGCGGCCTACGTGCGCACCTGCGCCGCCTATCCGGGCCTCAACCGCTTCATCGCCGGGCAGAAGATCTACGCCCGGGACCGGGAGATCCAGGTGAACATGACTGTGAAGAAGGAGATGTCCACGGACTCCCCGGATACGGTCATCAAGGTGACCTTTGACGCCGCCGACACGGCGGAGACCGTCTACCGCCGGTTCCACGAAAAGGTACTGGAGGTGAAAAACGCCCCCCAGGACACCTCTTTCGACGCCCTGGCAGGCATTTTCAACCTGGTGCCGGGACTGGCGCTGAAGGCCCTGGTAGCGATCTTGCAGACGGCGGACTACTTCGGCTGCCTGCCCCGGTCCCTGACGGACCTGTCCCCCTTCCACGGGTCGCTGTACATCACCTCTATGGCGTCGCTGGGCATCCCGCCCATCTACCACCATCTCTATGACTTCGGCAACGTGCCGGTGTTCTGCTCCATGGGCCGCAAGCGCAAGGTCTACGAGACCCGGCGGGACGGCACCGTGGTGCTGCGCAAGTATGTGGACTGCAATTACGTCACCGACGAGCGCATCGTGGACGGCTTCTACTACGCCGCCGCCATGCGCTGCCTCCACGCCCTGCTCCACGACCCCTGGCAGCTGGACCGGCCGCCGGAGAAGGTGGAGCGGGACCAGGACTGAGAGAAGGGAGGGCCTATGCACGACCACGCTCTGCCCCATGTGGGACTGCGGATGGTGAAGTCCGCGGCGGCGGTACTGATCTGCCTGCTGGTGTCCATGCTGGTGAACCGGGAGGAGATGCGGATCTACTCCTCCATCGCCGCGCTGCTGTGCGTCCAGCCCTATGTGGAGGACACCCGGCGCATGGCTCTCCAGCGGATCACCGGCACCTTCATCGGCTCCGCCGCCGGCGCTCTGGCCATTTTGATCGAGGTCTACCTGCTGGACATCCGGGGGACCCTGGCGGGCTATGTGCTGATCGCGGCGCTGATCCTGCCCACCCTGTGGGGGTCCGTGGCGTTGAAGGCGGCCAACGCGGCGTCCCTCTCCTGCGTGGTGCTGCTGAGCATCACCGTCACCCACATCACCGACCCCAACCCATGGATCTTCGTGTGGAACCGCGTGGTGGAGACCCTGCTGGGCATCGCCGTGGGCATCGGCGTCAACGCCTTCCAGCTGCCCCGGCGCAAGTGCCGGGACACCCTGTTTGTCTCCGGGCTGGACGGGGTGCTGATGGATGTGGGCGGCGAGACCCTGGCGCCCGCCAGCCGGGTGCGGCTGAACCGGATGCTGGACGCCGGTCTGCTGTTCACCGTGTCCACGGTCCGGACCCCCGCCTCCGTCCGGGAGGCGGCCCAGGGTCTGCGGCTGCGGCTGCCGGTGATCGTCATGGACGGCGCCGCCATGTTTGACCTGGAAAAAAAGACCTTTCTTCACACCCTGCTGCTGCCCCAGGACCTGGCCATGGCCTGCTGCCGGGTCTTTGAGGAGCAGGGGGTCCACTGCTTCCTCAACGGCGTCCAGGACGACGTGCTGCTGATCTACTACGGGGAGCTGCGCAACGAGGCGGAGCGGGACGTGTACGAGAAGTGCCGGGTGTCCCCCTACCGCAACTATGTCAGCCGGGAGTACTTTCAGGAGTGCCCCATCCTCTACCTCATGGGCGTGGACCGGACAGAGAGGATCCGGGCCCTGTACGATGCCCTGGCGGCGGCGGGCCTGACGGAGCAGGTGAAGGTGCGGCTGGACGCGGCGCCGGAGTACCCGGGGTTCAGCTATCTGAAGGTCTACGAGAAGTCCGCCTCCCGGCAGACCATGCTGGAGCAGCTCAAGGCGGACCTGCACGTGGAGAAGAGCGTCATGCTCAGCAGCCTGCCGGGGCAGGGAGACGTGCTGGTCAAGGGCGGCGCCGAGGCGGTGAAGGCCCTGGAGCGGATGTTCGAACCGCTGCTGTGGCAGCGGGACCGGAGCGCCTGAGATCATGAGAGAAAAAGACCGCCCGCCGGGCGGCCTTTTTTTCTGTCCGGCCGCGTCGCTCCGGGGCTTGACAGAAAGGCGGTATGGGTGTAATATGAAGCAAACTTCACGTGAAGGAAACTTCATAAACAGGGAAAGGGGAGGGATGCGCCGTGAAAAACCGCGTGCGGGAGCTGCGCACGGCGGCGGGCATGACCCAGCAGCAGCTGGCGGATGCAGTCCATGTGTCCGCCCGCACCATCATCTCCCTGGAAAAGGAGCAGTACAACCCCTCGCTGCTGCTGGCCTACCGGATGGCGCAGCTGTTCGGCACCACGGTGGAGGATCTGTACTGCCTGGCGGAGAACAGGGAACGGGAGGACCGGGAATATGAAGAAGATCTGTGACCGCAGGAGCTTTGTCGGGGGACT encodes:
- a CDS encoding helix-turn-helix transcriptional regulator; protein product: MKNRVRELRTAAGMTQQQLADAVHVSARTIISLEKEQYNPSLLLAYRMAQLFGTTVEDLYCLAENREREDREYEEDL
- a CDS encoding 4Fe-4S binding protein, coding for METRQRRRRKAFVEERDCVACGCCVKVCPLGAISVRRGVAAQVDVEKCVGCGKCARECPASVISIQEVQV
- the gdhA gene encoding NADP-specific glutamate dehydrogenase, whose protein sequence is MNAYLSSVIENVKTKHAGEPEFVQTVEEVFSSLEPVIEKHPEYEKADLLNRMVEPERMFTFRVVWMADDGSWHTNIGYRCQFNGAIGPYKGGLRFQKNVYPGIIKFLGFEQIFKNSLTGLPIGGGKGGSDFDPAGKSDAEVMRFCQSYMQALYRYIGPDVDVPAGDMGVGAREIGYLYGEYRRLKGSFENGVLTGKGFSYGGSLIRPEATGYGAVYYLENVLKHEGEDIKGKTIACAGFGNVTWGICKKATELGAKVVTLSGPDGYIYDPDGVATQEKIDYLVEMRGSGRNLVKDYADKFGVEFHPGEKPWGVKVDICMPSAMQNDVHMEHAQKIAQAGVKYYIEVANMPTTNDALKFLMDQPGVIVAPSKAVNAGGVATSALEMAQNSERLVWTAEEVDKQLKQIMNTIYQMSVDAAEKYGLGYNLVAGANIAGFQRVADAMMAQGIF
- a CDS encoding adenine phosphoribosyltransferase (Catalyzes a salvage reaction resulting in the formation of AMP, that is energically less costly than de novo synthesis), with product MHTYPMTVAGLKRELPICKVTDDLYIGAFIVFGDAELTVACARELLKLVPADSYDYMLTAEAKSIPLIHEMARQSGAAKYFIARKGPKAYMPDPLRVVDKSITTAGEQALYLGRDDADLIRGKRVLLMDDVISTGGSLHAMEALVEQAGGTVTGRVAVLAEGAAADRSDIRFLEKLPVFNADGTVKE
- a CDS encoding sulfite exporter TauE/SafE family protein, translated to MDIPLILYIFICITAAFIIKGLVGFGDPLLYTPLLSVFLPNSTITPGMLPVSLVLNARVVWKNRAHFSPRLVLPIAAFVMLGIIPGTLLLRYGSPSVLKLLLGLVIIAMGAEMLTRKPGTGKPSALLRSVMSFLSGVTAGLFGIDLLFLAYLERVTQRREEFRGNVCFVFIIEGVFRTVLYIWSGMFSRESLLLSLIALPASLLGMGIGALLDRRVSDRLSHRFIIYVFILGGVSTSVYALLQLL
- a CDS encoding FUSC family protein, producing the protein MHDHALPHVGLRMVKSAAAVLICLLVSMLVNREEMRIYSSIAALLCVQPYVEDTRRMALQRITGTFIGSAAGALAILIEVYLLDIRGTLAGYVLIAALILPTLWGSVALKAANAASLSCVVLLSITVTHITDPNPWIFVWNRVVETLLGIAVGIGVNAFQLPRRKCRDTLFVSGLDGVLMDVGGETLAPASRVRLNRMLDAGLLFTVSTVRTPASVREAAQGLRLRLPVIVMDGAAMFDLEKKTFLHTLLLPQDLAMACCRVFEEQGVHCFLNGVQDDVLLIYYGELRNEAERDVYEKCRVSPYRNYVSREYFQECPILYLMGVDRTERIRALYDALAAAGLTEQVKVRLDAAPEYPGFSYLKVYEKSASRQTMLEQLKADLHVEKSVMLSSLPGQGDVLVKGGAEAVKALERMFEPLLWQRDRSA